The Acanthopagrus latus isolate v.2019 chromosome 1, fAcaLat1.1, whole genome shotgun sequence genomic interval ACTTTCTTATAGAGGACCACCACGCTGAAGTCGGGGTACTGCAGACACTCTGACAGGTCCAcacctggaggaggacagaaccGAGCAAACGGTGGGTTTGGACAGACAGATTCATGATCGGATGGATCTTAGTGAGGAGAATGTCGGTCTGTGCTACCTGGCCAGAAGCTGTCATGACACATGGCGTTGACAGAAGGGATGTGGTTTGGGCGGACGTAGCAGTAGTCGATGGAGGCGTTGGGTTCAGGGACCCAGTTGGGCTCCTTCCTGTGAGGGTAAGCTCTGATCTCTTCCAACAACCTCAGTTTCACTGGACGACTCTCATAGTCCCTCCTGAAGAGCACAAACAGAAGTTACACTGCTGTTCTACCTCCAGCGACCGATTAGAGGCCCTGACAGCCTCCACCTGAAGGTCTCAGGACTCTTTACCTGATGTACGGTTTCAGGATGCGGGATGTGTACGGACTCTTGATGCTCTGGTCCAAACTGCCCTCTGCTCCCATCAGACGATGCCAGAAAGACACTGAGTGCTGCTGGACGTTCCGTCGGCTGGAGAGGTTggtctgcacacaaacacattcatgtcaTTCAGTTCTCTTCAAGTGGTTCCAGTATCATCAACACAATCAGAAGCGCAAAACTGTTTCACATGGAAAACTTTCATTTGAGTCAATTTTCAAATTACTGAACAGTAGTTTCTCTGACTCTTCACTGCTGACAGCAGCTAAGAACAACGTTGGTGGAGAGTTCAGAACAAGAATCAAACTAACTTACAGAATCAAAacatctgaataaaaacagccatGCACCGGCCACCATCGTTCCTTATCATTAATAAGCTCCAGCAGAAGCAGGGTTCTGGGTCAGGACGGGTCATGTGGAGGTACCAGCTCAATGGGATGTACAGGACAGACGTGTTTGATTGAAGAAGACCAGGATGTATGATGAAGGTACCTGGAAGCGATCAAGAATGCGCAGCTCCTGGCTGTTGGTGCAGTATTTTCCCAGGATTCCACCTCGCATCTGAGACCCCACCTCCTGGGCGCTGTAGATGCCCCCCACCAGACTGAGGGTGGTGCTGATGGCCCGGTCGAGGTCCAACAGGGGGAGCCCTCTCTGCCTCTTGGCCTGGCGGACcagcagctttctctggaggCGTCTGGCCTGTGGGGTGACAGCCAGGGCCAGCGGGCAGGCATCCAGCCGTCGCAGCAGCATCCTCTCCTCATAAAGACTGAGCATGGTGAAGCGAGGAGTCTGGACACCTCCAGAACCGTCTGCCTTCTCAGGGTGTGTTATCCTTCTCCGCTCAGGTCCTCCAGCACTAACACACCCCCTAGTGGAGAGAGATGGACCTTCACCTGGTCCTACTGGCTCTTCAAAGTCGTCCCCACGATCGCGGCCTTCATCGTCCTCACTATCTTCTTCACGTTTTATGTGAGGTGGTGCTATGCGGAGCTTCTTGCGGGCAACAAGGTTGGCGCTGGGAGGAGGGATGTACTCCATCCCCGGGTCGATCATTCCCTCCGTCTCCATCTCCTCATCGTCTGGAGGTCAAAGCATCAGAGACATCAGCATCAGACATTTAACAAGTTGTTTTGTCACTCGTCTGTGAGTGAAGCGTCACTCACCATGGAACAGAGCCTGTGGAGGCATGGCGTCAGGGATCAGGTCCGCCTCCGACAGCAGGCTGGGTGTTGCTGAGTGAGATGCCGGCGTCCCCGGGGCGGAGAAGTCCGGTGAAGGCGACGGTGATGGGCTGGTGAGGGGAGTTCGATCTGAAgagctgagggaggaaaaaTCGATGACCTCACCCTTCTCCAGGACGAGGTCGGGCCGGCGCCCGGCGCTCCCCCCGCGGCCTCCGCCCAGTTTCACCGGTGTGGAGGAGGTGCTGCGGTCGGTGTAGCCGCTCACTGCCTCTTTCTGAGCCCGTCGGATGTCTTTGGCCTCCTGAGTGCGGGAACGTTTCTCCTTCAGCTGCATGGCGTTCTCCACAGGGTTTCTGGCCCCGCGCTTCCTCAGACCCTCCACAGTGATGATCGGGTCCACAGCAGGTTTGGAGGCTGCAGGCGACAACAGAGGATCAGCTCAGTGTCCTTTACCTGCAGGACTGGGACCTTTCACTAGACTGCTGCTGGATGGTTTTGGGTGGAGGTTACCTTTAGCCTTTGTGGTGGATTTGTCCACCTCAGGTCTTAGAGTTGGAGGTCGGTTCTGGACCAGCTTCCACCAGCCGGGCTCACCAAACTCCTGAGCTCCTGAGCGAAAGAAGGTGGGACTGCCGACGGACAGACAGCCAGCCACCGTGCTCCACCATGTTGACGTCTTCttcctgcacacagaaacagtcacCGGGTCTCACGCGACCACAGGAAACTCAGTCAGGAACTGGACATGCTGAACcacatcaggagcagcagcCATTCACTTTCTGACTGTGCTGTAACCAATTACACCTGATACCTATTATCAATGTCATCgtcctgtgtgtctttgtcttctgtggACCGCCTTCACCACAGGAACTCGGTTCTAACTACACTCATCTCTGAGAACCTTTAGAGAAACTCCAGAACTGAATCTAAGACTCGAGAGACTAAATGTAGTTCCAGGTGGTAGAAACAGTCGCTGCTCCAAAGTTCAGTCAGTctaaacaaccacaacaacagcacatgAACAACTTAGCCCACGAAatacagaagttccacagaatGATGTGAGGACGAGAGGTCGTGAAGTTCTGGATGTTTATTAAAAGTACTGTTACTGAAGCGGTTTGCTTTGGCTTGGTTACATGTTTCCTGTACTTGTTGTCCACATTGTTTTTTACCCCAATAGTGCTGAACATTTGTTCTGACCTCGACACAGATCTGCCGGCTCTACCTGGGCCGGCAGCTCCCAGGAAACTCTGCTGGATGCTGTTTCCTGGAGCGGACAAGTCGAATCTAATGTGTCCGAGTTCTGGTTCTGCcccgactctctcctccagggcAGACCTGCTGTATTGTGAATTTGCATGTATTCATGCTTTTGCACTGACTTTGTGTAATTAAGAcgcataaaaacatgttttctgtgaaaGAATACTTTTAAATAACAGACCTCGGTCATCCGCCGTCTACAGACACATCGACCTGCCATACAATAGTTTTACCATAAATGGATTATTGGCCACTTTTAGTTTTAGCTGCAGATGTTGTCGTTTGTTTCCAACCTGTTTGATCATATTTCCACTTTTTCCAGAGGTAAGATATTATTTGGCATGTACATTACAATTACTCTTGATGGAAATAATGGACTGAAACAAGACCCAGAAACATCAAAACCAGAACCATCCTTCAACTTAAGGAGCATCCCATCTCTGCATTCACACATCTGTTACCAACTCATCGTGAAAAATAACAGATGAAGAGTGTAAGTAGAAACAGGTGAGTAAATACAATGACGGCAGGATGGAAGGTGACCTTGTTCCCAGCAGGAAGTTCCAGTGTCGGCCAATGAAAGCGCAGATGTCCTCTTTCCACCTGAAGTAACCCTGCCGGCCGGTTCCTTCCAGAGACAGGTTGTACATGGCCAACATCACCACctgacacacaggaagtaaagtctcagtctgtgttgttgttgtgttcatgtgtgaatCACTGAGCTCAGTGtccttcactgtgtgtgaaGGTGAGTGAATGATGCAGGTCGTACCTGCTGCCAGGTGAGTCTCATCCTCTCAAAGCTCTCCTTTCCATCCTCGGAGCAGTCACAGCAGACGAATTTGAAGAAGTTGTCTCCTTTCAGGTAGCTGGGCTGCTCACCGTGGAGCTGAGCTGATGAACACAAGCAGAGACACACCTGAGGTTAACTGTCGTCACGTTCCTGGAAGGGAAGACACCTGATGGAGAAGCAGAGCTGTGACTGGCTGTCTCACCTGCAGGGACCCACTTGTGGCAGCGGTCGCAGTAGAAGGACATGTCCTCGCAGGCCcagcctccgtcagcctccTCGCCCACGTCGCTGGTCAGAGAGTCTCCGCTCTGGTCGTGTGACAGATCCACCGAACCCTGATCCTCCGACTCCACGATCAGCAGAGTCTCGCCCTCCACCTCGCCCTCCTCCAGCCCTTCTGAGGCCGACGTACAGGTCGCCTCGTCCTCCGCTCCACCCAGCTGCTCGCTGCTGCTGTCCATCATGTCGAGTCACGCCGGCCTGTCTGTGACAAACGGGCGAGGAGCGGAAAAATGAATTTGTAGAGTGTGAGATGTAAATAAATCGAGTAAGTGATGCTGAAAAGATACTGACAGGTGGACTGGACCGAGAGCACCACGCTCACAAACAGGCCagagttctgttctgttgttagTCCAGTGGCAGACacagtgtgacatcagagcGTCCTCTCCTCTGGGAACAGGTGCATCATACCTGGGTCAGTGGTCCTGTGGGCGGAGCTCCGTCTCTCGGCGCcgcctgtcctcctccagctgtctggTCAGcgtcctctgctcctccagcagcctcaggttctccttcttcctctccacccgCTCCAGATCTCTGATCACGCCCTCGTGGAGACGCTGACCCACAAACAATCAATTATAATCAATCAGAAAACTATTTGTTAATAACAACAAAGTCAGAcgtgctgcagctcagtgaggcTGTTCATGGAAACACACTGAGCACTTCTACTGATCAACGAGGACTGGAGATGGATCTATCATTcactgattaattgtttggcctctaaaatgtcttaaatggTTAAAAACTGTTGATCGGTGTcacagagttttgttttgtccttcagTTCTCACTGAACAACAAACAATCAGACGACTCATCGATGATCAGAACAGTGATATAATAAATAGATGAGCAGCTGAGTGATGGACATCAGCtcaacaggaaacacactgaccttcaaaataaagttacatttccagacagtgaaatgtgttttgtgacaaGGTCAACAACATCCGTTTATGAGATCAATATATCGCACGTGTAGTGAGTATTTGTACACGGTGGTCGTACTTATTGAGTACTGCTCTCCGCTGCAGCATCACTATAATATCCACACTGCAATGATCTTCATTATCTAACGCCGTGTGTAAAGACTGTACCGGAAGTCTATCTCAGGCTGTATTACTGTGTTTCTATTGATCTGACCCGTTCAGTCCAAGTTAAAATGCTGCAGTATGTTCTTCACACAGCTCTCAGCCTGGACTGATCGATCAGTCCGTTCACTTCTTGTGACCTCACTGACTCCctgcactgctaactgctagctaACGGTCAGCCCTGCTGTTAGTTGTGTTAGCGTTAGCCCGGCTCGGTTCGGACCGGGTTACCTGTCTGTCCCAGGTCTGTTTGATGtgaacagcagccacagtgctCAGAGTCAGAACCACAGAAACTCCTAGAACCACTTTGGAGGCTGTAGACATCACGTTAGTGTGAGCTTCACGTTAGCAGGCTGCTAACTGACTccagcgctgctgctgcttcttcttctgtggtgaaTCTGTCGTGTTGAAACAAACCGTCTCATCAGCGCCTCCAGCGGCGACCGCGAGCACGACAGGTCACAAGGACGAGCGCAGACCACTGGGACAAAATGTACATACAGAACATAATGTACACATGTATAACATACAaagtatatataatataatgtacatatgtataacatataatgtatgtataatataatgtacataTGTGTAACATACAATGTATGtacaaggctgggattggctccagcagcaacaccccgcaaccccatggaaaaGATAAGgggttcggacaatgacatgacatgacaatgtatgtataatataatgtacataTGTATAACATacaaagtatatatatataatataatgtacataTGTATAACATATAATCTATAAAAATTGAATGTACATGTGTATAACATATATGATATATAGAATAtaatgtacatatatgtacacaTATCTAATGTACATATgacggagctgctgcaggaggggaCAGGTGGTGTCCATGAGAGACGTCCTCCTCTGTGGAGTCCAGCAGACAGTCCAGAACAGAGCTGGGTCAGAACCGGTTGGTTGCTGGTCTCATTGTTCAGTTTGACATAATAAACAGGTTTAATCAGAAAAAGTTACTGAGATAACAATTATTCATATtgtttctaaaataaataatcaaatctgttttaaatcaacagAAGCGTGTGAACATAAAGTATTAACTGTTTAtaagatgtaaataaaataataagaacTTTAACTACACTTCCCATCAGGACAAGCGGCTGTGCTCCCGCCTCAGCCGATCCGTTTGGCTCAAGTGTCTCTGAGTGACGTCCGCGCTGACCAATGAAAATGTCGGTGCCGGCGGGGGGCGGGGCTTCGGGTCCCGTTCAGAGAAAGTGCCAcgactctgcagcagcaggctgacgGACTGAGAGGAGCTGGACCAGTCAGCAGAACTCTGGACCCACCGGAACACTGAAGACTGAAGGTCCGACACACTGCTGGGTTCTACTGAGACAATATCCAGACCAGAACCgaacagaccagaccagaaCAGAAGGTTTGATGTGAGGACAGTGTCTTAAAGTTATAAATATTCTGTTCTGTTAggttctgttctattctattctgtttagttctgttctgtttggttCTATTCTGTTCTCTTCTAATCGGGTCTGTTTGGGACTGTTCGGTTCTGTTTGGTTCTGATctggtcagacacacacatgtatttatGGTTTGAAATAAGTTTTAGTGTGAAGATCTGAAGTCAGTTacataactgtgtgtgtggtgtgtgtgtgtgtggtgtgtgtggtgtgtgtgtgtgtgtgtgaatgtgtgtgtgtgtgtgtgtgtgtgtgtgtggtgtgtgtgtgtgtgtgtgtgtgtgcgtgtgtgtgtgtggtgtgtgtgtgtgtgtgtgtgcgtgtgtgtgtgtgtgcgtgtgtggtgtgtgtgtgtgtgtggtgtgtgtgtgtgtggtgtgtgtgtgagtgtgtgtgtgtgtgtgtgtgtgtgtgtgtgtgtgagtgtggtgtgtgagtgtgtgtgtgtgtgtgtgtgtgagtgtgtgtgtgtggtgtgtgagtgttgtgtgtgtgtgagtgtggtttgtgtgtgtgtgtgtgtgcgtgtgtgtgtgtgtgtgtgtggtgtgtgtgtgagtgtgtgtgtgtgtgtgtgtgtgtgtgtgtgtgtgagtgtggtgtgtgagtgaatgtgtgtctgtgtgtggtgtgtgtgtgagtgtgtgtgttagtgtggtgtgtgtgtgtgtgtgtgtgtgtgtgtgtgtgtgtgtgtgagtgtgtgtgtgtgtgtgtgtgtgtgtgtgtgtgagtgtgtgtgtgtgtgtgtgtgtgtgtgtgtgtgtgtgtgtgtgtgtgtgtgtgtgagtgttgtgtgtgtgtgcgtgtgagtgtgtgagtgtgtgtgtgtgtgcgtgtgtgtgtgtgtgtgagtgtggtgtgtgtgtgtgagtgtgcgtgtgcgtgtgtgaatgtgtgtgagtgtgtgtgtgtgtgtggtgtgtgtgtgagtgtgtgagtgtgtgtgtgtgtgtgtgtgtgtgtgtggtgtgtgtgtgagtgtgtgtgtgtgtgtgtgtgtgtgtgtgtgtgtgtgtgtgtgtgtgttcacagtacAAAGGGTTAACTGTGGACTCGACTCGTCAcactgaatgtttctgttgatAGTAAAATAAAGTTGAGTTCTGGAACAGAATGTTCTGAAGTGTTGGGCCGACCCGGATCCTTTCAGTCCAATCTGTTGGACTGTGGTTTCATGTGGAAACACCTGAGTGCTGAAGTGAGCGGCTCTGATCCAAATGTTGTTCAGTAAAGTCCAACATGAGCTGCAGCTCAACACATCTGctgattgattcattgatttacTAAAGACAACAGTGAAAATCAAAGACGTCCAGATAATCATGAGTTGTAGCTCCAgactaatcaatcaatcaatcaatcaatcaatcaatcaatcaatcaat includes:
- the kat14 gene encoding cysteine-rich protein 2-binding protein — translated: MMDSSSEQLGGAEDEATCTSASEGLEEGEVEGETLLIVESEDQGSVDLSHDQSGDSLTSDVGEEADGGWACEDMSFYCDRCHKWVPAAQLHGEQPSYLKGDNFFKFVCCDCSEDGKESFERMRLTWQQVVMLAMYNLSLEGTGRQGYFRWKEDICAFIGRHWNFLLGTRKKTSTWWSTVAGCLSVGSPTFFRSGAQEFGEPGWWKLVQNRPPTLRPEVDKSTTKAKASKPAVDPIITVEGLRKRGARNPVENAMQLKEKRSRTQEAKDIRRAQKEAVSGYTDRSTSSTPVKLGGGRGGSAGRRPDLVLEKGEVIDFSSLSSSDRTPLTSPSPSPSPDFSAPGTPASHSATPSLLSEADLIPDAMPPQALFHDDEEMETEGMIDPGMEYIPPPSANLVARKKLRIAPPHIKREEDSEDDEGRDRGDDFEEPVGPGEGPSLSTRGCVSAGGPERRRITHPEKADGSGGVQTPRFTMLSLYEERMLLRRLDACPLALAVTPQARRLQRKLLVRQAKRQRGLPLLDLDRAISTTLSLVGGIYSAQEVGSQMRGGILGKYCTNSQELRILDRFQTNLSSRRNVQQHSVSFWHRLMGAEGSLDQSIKSPYTSRILKPYIRRDYESRPVKLRLLEEIRAYPHRKEPNWVPEPNASIDYCYVRPNHIPSVNAMCHDSFWPGVDLSECLQYPDFSVVVLYKKVVVGFGFMVPDVKYNEAYISFLLVHPEWRRAGIGTFMIYHLIQTCMGKDVTLHVSASNPAMLLYQKFGFKAEEYILDFYDKYYPVDSTECRHAFFLRLRR
- the LOC119024239 gene encoding protein PET117 homolog, mitochondrial, which produces MSTASKVVLGVSVVLTLSTVAAVHIKQTWDRQRLHEGVIRDLERVERKKENLRLLEEQRTLTRQLEEDRRRRETELRPQDH